In Pseudoliparis swirei isolate HS2019 ecotype Mariana Trench chromosome 11, NWPU_hadal_v1, whole genome shotgun sequence, a genomic segment contains:
- the txlnbb gene encoding taxilin beta b: MEACPASAGPEASPAEGRHIDLTEDLAQQLEDIISTYQADEDPAEPEDGDEVTAVREPLTRRDQKLQKKMLKNLGKEAMLLMQSLNKLNTPEQKLEAIIKKHAELLEEHRSDQKQLKVLQKKLLQAMKEKDQLQSEHSRAVLARSKLEGLCRELQRHNKTLKEETLQRCREDDLKRKEITTHFQGTLSEIQAQIEEHSSRNTQLCQENSALAEKLKGLISQYDQREANLEKVFKHRDLKEKLLDTKLAQANMILKETEEKHKLEKELMLKQATVYKSKLKVMREQENDMRIQLEMYSTKFDEFQGTVSKSNSVYIDFKQDMEKMTKKLKKLDKECQSWKSRFDGCNKNLLGMVSDKAIKEKEFELVASKNQKLENLCRALQEERRSLSEKLQGAGSQAHTDSAGPTEKEGPEELETPGVPKDEDHVQETAAPAPADPPTPPKTPLTKELAKLKAEQSRLEEIAGSFRISHVIPAETVVSQSRGASEEPEENRAEETNGEQIQEVEEDARQEQRDLEMESVD, translated from the exons ATGGAGGCTTGTCCTGCTTCCGCGGGTCCCGAGGCGTCGCCAGCCGAGGGTCGGCACATCGACCTGACGGAGGACCTGgcccagcagctggaggacatcATCAGCACCTACCAGGCGGACGAGGACCCCGCCGAGCCAGAGGACGGTGACGAGGTCACGGCCGTCAGAGAGCCGCTCACCCGCAGGGACCAGAAGCTCCAGAAGAAGATGCTCAAAAACCTTG GGAAGGAAGCCATGCTGCTGATGCAAAGTCTGAACAAACTCAACACCCCAGAGCAGAAACTGGAAGCCATCATCAAGAAGCACGCCGAGCTG CTGGAGGAGCACCGGAGCGACCAGAAGCAGCTCAAAGTCCTGCAGAAGAAGTTGCTCCAGGccatgaaggagaaggaccagCTGCAGAGCGAGCACAGCCGGGCCGTGTTGGCTCGCAGTAAACTGGAGGGGCTCTGCCGAGAGCTGCAGAGGCACAACAAGACCCTGAAG GAGGAGACCCTGCAGCGGTGCAGGGAGGACGacctgaagaggaaggagatcaCCACCCACTTCCAGGGGACGCTGAGCGAGATCCAGGCCCAGATCGAGGAACACAGCAGCCGCAACACCCAGctgtgccaggagaacagcgcTCTGGCCGAGAAGCTGAAGGGCCTCATTTCACAATACGACCAGCGAGAGGCG AACCTGGAAAAGGTCTTCAAACACCGAGACCTGAAAGAAAAGCTGCTGGACACCAAGCTGGCGCAGGCCAACATGATCCtgaaggagacggaggagaagcaCAAGCTGGAAAAAGAGCTC ATGCTGAAACAGGCGACCGTGTACAAATCGAAGCTGAAGGTCATGAGGGAGCAAGAAAACGACATGAGGATCCAG CTCGAGATGTACTCCACGAAGTTCGACGAATTCCAAGGCACGGTATCGAAGAGCAACAGCGTCTACATCGACTTCAAACAGGACATGGAGAAA ATGACCAAGAAATTGAAAAAGCTGGATAAAGAGTGCCAGTCGTGGAAGAGTCGCTTTGATGGCTGCAACAAGAATCTCCTCGGCATGGTGTCAGAC AAAGCGATCAAGGAAAAGGAGTTTGAGCTCGTCGCCAGCAAGAACCAGAAGCTGGAGAATCTGTGCAGGGCTttgcaagaggagaggaggagtctcTCCGAGAAGCTGCAGGGGGCCGGAAGCCAAGCGCACACCGACAGCGCCGGGCCCACGGAGAAGGAGGGCCCGGAGGAGCTGGAGACCCCTGGAGTCCCCAAAGACGAAGACCACGTCCAGGAAACGGCGGCTCCCGCCCCCGCcgacccccccacaccccccaaaaccccacTGACCAAGGAACTGGCGAAGCTGAAGGCCGAGCAGAGCCGCCTGGAGGAGATCGCCGGCTCTTTCAGAATCTCTCACGTCATCCCCGCAGAAACAGTCGTCAGCCAATCACGAGGGGCCTCcgaggagccagaggagaaCCGCGCGGAGGAGACCAACGGCGAACAGATCCAGGAGGTCGAAGAGGACGCACGCCAAGAACAGAGAGATTTGGAGATGGAGTCGGTCGATTAA
- the slc22a3 gene encoding LOW QUALITY PROTEIN: solute carrier family 22 member 3 (The sequence of the model RefSeq protein was modified relative to this genomic sequence to represent the inferred CDS: inserted 2 bases in 1 codon; deleted 1 base in 1 codon; substituted 3 bases at 3 genomic stop codons) has protein sequence MHTVISVLFQTSDVEDLVQHRGDFGPFQKKTDGSIPLMLFGTLTKPLXCXGPGPEPLQERCGWREKSPPPPGPPGPSCGLDQKAEAWCNELDRASAHNATQLVPRGGRWLFDESLSAAISEFSLVCEKSGFLIXSDIKPLFLSFLFLFTQHWSRDRFGRKPRFIAPMVGLGISGIGAMLSPWXPPLRLVFRFLQGARCVHPRIILVLFES, from the exons atGCACACGGTCATCAG CGTCTTGTTTCAGACCTCGGATGTAGAGGACCTCGttcaacacagaggagactTTGGGCCTTTTCAGAAGAAGACCGATGGTTCGATTCCACTGATGCTTTTTGGCACCCTCACAAAGCCCCT ATGTTGAGGTCCTGGACCCGAGCCCCTGCAGGAGCGATGTGGCTGGAGAgagaagtccccccccccccccggtccccCCGGTCCGAGCTGCGGACTGGACCAAAAAGCCGAAGCATGGTGCAACGAACTGGACCGGGCC TCGGCTCACAATGCGACCCAGCTGGTGCCTCGTGGTGGCAGATGGCTGTTTGATGAAAGTCTCAGCGCTGCTATTTCTGAG TTCTCGTTGGTCTGTGAGAAATCAGGTTTTCTAATATAATCTGATATAAaacccctttttctttcttttctttttctttttaca CAACACTGGTCTCGTGACAGGTTTGGCAGAAAGCCACGCTTCATTGCACCGATGGTCGGCCTCGGTATCTCAGGTATTGGGGCAATGCTGTCTCCATGGTAACCGCCGCTGCGGCTGGTCTTTCGGTTCCTACAAGGTGCTCGGTGTGTTCACCCACGGATCATTCTGGTGCTCTTTGAGAGCTAA